CATTAGCGGCAAAAACAAACATCAGTTTGTTGTAGGCGCTTTTATTATGATAAGCAAACAGCACCATGCCGGCGTAATCCTTTTTCAGCTGATCCAGCTGGCCTTGCAGGGTATGTACGGTGTTTGTGTTTTCTGATATCTGGTTATCCAGGTTGCGCACCTCACTGTTGATCGTTTTGATCTTATCCTCGCGCAGGTTTATTTGTGCCCTCAGGATGTTCAGTTGCTTAATGGAAACGCTTTTATCCTTCCTTACCTTATCATATTCGCGGTTTAGCTCGGCAAGCTCGTCATTAAGCTTTTCTTTGCGTCGCTTTAGTTCGGCACTGCTTTGCGCAAACGAATTTACCGCTACACAGGTACTGATAAAGATTAATAATAGTCTGAATAATTTCATTAAGCTTATTTAAAGGATCAATCGGCAGCGGGCGAATACTTGTCAGGAATGCTGAAAGGATAATCGAGCTGCTGGTCAAACTCAACTTTATTGTAACGCAAATTAACCTGTATTTTTTGTTTTTTCACAACAGATGCGATATCAATTTGCGATGGCACCACTTTATTATCGGCTGTTTGGATGAAAACGTTGTTGGTTACCTGTAACGATTGCTGCAATTGCTCATTAGCCAAACTGGTTTGCGTTACCCGCATATCAGACCCTAAAACAAGCTTATACACCAACTCACCCAGTTTGCCCGATCCGGTTATGTTATTTGCCGAAGGTTCAAATGTAATATCTTCATTAAGGAGTTTTGGTATGGCATTACCCACCAGCAGTGATTGCAGCGTAGTATAATCAATTTGCCTGCTGGCAAACTTATGTATGTAGCTGAACGGCTTTTTCAGATACACGCCCTGAAACTTGTTCAGCACCTGTATACTATCAGGCGTTATCAATGCACGGGCAACCTCAACGCCTAACAGCGCGGTTACCGATACCCATATCTTTTTATCGCGATTGATGCGGATGTTGAGGGTTACATCCTGATTGTTACCGTTAATGTTCAGCTGCGTTTTGGCCTTGGCCGAAAAGGTATTGAAGGTAAGCTGCCTTGAACGGATGGCAGCCAGCCTTGTTTCTACATCACTCGCGGGTTTCACCGTTGCTGTTGCATTACGGTTTACCACCACCTGCTTTTTAGACTTACAGCTTGCAAAAACCAGCAAACCAAAGGCTACTACTAATATTTTATTCCACGTATTTTTTTTCATTGATCTTTCGCTCTAACACTGCCGATCTGCTGCCATTCTGTTTCGCTTTTTTCCAGTTTTGCACAGCAGCTTCGGTATCGCCTAAATAAAACATTATATCGCCATAATGTTCTGTTTGTGCCGCACTATTATTTTTATCGTGCACCAGCGCCTTCTCTATCCACACCTTTGCCTCGGCATACTTTTTTTGTTTAAACAGTATCCAGGCATAAGTATCTTCAAACGAGGCGGTATTGGGTTGCAACTCGTTGGCACGCCTGGCCATTTGAGCGGCCTTATCCAACTGTTCTCCTCTTAACGATAAATAGTACGCATAATTGTTCAGCGTGTACGCATTATCCGGGTTATAGGTGAGCGATTTGGTATATGCGTCATCCGATGCTTTACTGTTTTTTAATTCGTGAAAGCAATCGCCCAAAACAGAATATACATAAGCAGCCAGGTTATTATCGTCCGTATTAAGCGCGGCGGCATTTTTTAAATAACTTAACGCTTTAGAGTAATTCTGCTTTTGATAATAAGCCGAGCCCAGCAGGTAATTCATCCAGGCTTGGTTAGGGAAGTAGCTCATGGCCTCTTCGCCGTCGCGTATGGCATCATCTAACTTATTTTCTGATAGCTCGATACGCACCAACTGTTCAAACGCGGCATAATTATCCTTACTTAATTGGATAGCCTTGCGAAATAATGGCTTGGCATCGGCGTATTTTTCGTTCTGCACCAGCATATCGGCATAAAGCGCTTGGGCCTTGGCATCGTCAGGATGGGTATTGGCCAATATGCGGCTCAATTCGAGGGCGCTGGCACGGGCGGCAGGTTCCTGCAGCTTGGGCAGATAACTCAGAATGATCTTGATCTTTTGGTTAACGTCCACATCGGCGCTGGCAAACGCAACTGATAATTGCTTAAAACTGCCGTCAATATCCTTTTTATCCCGATAAATTTCGGCCAGCGCTAAGTGCAGCATGCCATTGTTAGGGTTAACCTTGGCCGCCTGCTCCAACACCTTAAGCGCCTTATCGCTAAAACCGTTTGAATTATACAATTCAGCCTGAAGCAGGTAATAACGCAGCTCGTTAGGGTTAGCCGCTATCATGGTATCCAGTTCTGCTGTGGCCTTATCCAGCTTATTTTGCTTGAGATAGACCTTTTGGCGATTAATCAGCAGGTCATCGGTTAAACCGGTCAATCCTTCCAATTGGTTATACACTGCCAATGCGTCGTTGTATTTTTTTAACAGAAAATACGCATTGGCCTTATCAAAATAATAATCGGGCTTTTGATTAATGCGGATCAGCTCGTTATACACGTTCTCCAGTTTACCCAGGTCATTGGTTTTTTGATAGCTATCAGCCAAGGCGACCCAGTACCATTCGTTTTCGCGGTTAACGGTAACGGCGCGCTCCAGTAATACCTTTGCATCGCCTTCACGTTTCTGGGTTTTACGCAACGCGGCAAGCTCATACATCGCGGCATCATTCGCCGGGTCTATCTGTAAACAGCGGTTAAACAGATCTGCCGCAAGGGTAAAGTTCTCGATAGTTTTTTCGCGGATGGCTGAAAAAAAAAGCTGTTTCACCATTATACTGTCTAACGAGGTCATGGGTTTGCCCACAACCATTACCACGCCATTAGCCTTTGCCCCTTTTTTACTTTGGGCAATAGCCGCAACGGGCAACAGCAGTATGATAATAAAAAGCTTCTTCATTGATTATTGCCTAACCTATACCGGTATGCCCATAACCGCCGGTACCGCGGCTTGTTTCATTCAGCAGCTCTACTTCCTGCCATTCTACTTTTTCGTGACGGGCAACCACCATCTGGGCTATGCGCTCACCGGCGTTTACCACAAAATCCTGGTTGGACAGGTTTACCAGCAGCACCTTGATCTCGCCGCGATAATCGGCATCAACCGTACCAGGAGAGTTTACTATGCTGATGCCATACTTAAACGCCAAACCGCTGCGCGGGCGTATCTGCGCCTCAAAACCTTCGGGCAGCTCAATGTGCAAACCTGTCGGTATCAGCTGACGCTCTAATGGTTTTAATGTTACAGGCTCCTGCAGGTCGGCACGGAGGTCCATACCGGCGGCATGCAAAGTTTCGTAAGCCGGCAACGCGTTGGCCGACTTGTTAATTACTCGTACGATCATCTCTTAAATATGCTCAATAATTCTTTACGTTCAAAATAAATGGCGGTTGCGCCATAAACAATCAAAAGGGCGTTACCCACAAAAATGTTACGGCTAAATACCACGAACGACAGGTAAACAATTACCGCCGAAGTTAATATGTAAGCCAGATTTTTTTTGAGGTTATACGGGATGGGATAATTTTTTTGCCCCCATACGTAGGATAACACAGCCATCAGCGTATAGGCCAGTAACGATATCCATGCTGAGGCCATGTAGCTGTATGATGGAATGAAGATCACATTTAAAACTATGGTTACAATAGCGCCTATACCTGATATGTACAAGCCGTATTTAGTTTGGTCAGACAGTTTATACCATACGGAAAGGTTCATGTAGATACCCAAACTCAGGTAACCAAACAATAGTATGGGTACTACCCGCAGGCCCGACCAGTACAGATCGCGCTGCACAATGCCTTTCGCCTTAATAAAATACTTAAGTAGTTCAATATTAGCTATAATGCCGATAAAGATGATACAAATAGCGATCACAAAATAATTCATGATGCGGGCGTATATCTGCCCCGAATTTTTGTTTTTAGCGCTGCTGAAAAAGAAAGGCTCCGCCCCCAGCCTGAACGCCTGGATAAAGATGTTCAGGAACACTGATATTTTAGCACATGCCGTGTAAATACCCACCTGTTCGCTGGCTGTATCAATAGGCAGCAGTTTGCCTAACAGCAACTTATCCAGATTCTCATTAATGATGAAAGAAAAGTTGGCAATTAAAACCGGCCAGCTATAGCTTAACATTTCGCCCAGCATCTGCTTATCAAAACGCAGTTTAAAATTAAGCAGCTCGGGCAGCACCATCAGCACGGTTACGCTGCTGGCTACCAGGTTTGAGATGAACACATAACCCAGCCAATGCTGCCGATACCAGCCAGCCATCCAGTTTGCGCCGGGCAAGCCGTTATCAATTATAAACGGTATGCCAAAAATCAGGAACAGGTTAAGCCCAACAAATATGAGGATGTTGGCAACCTTTATAAAGCCATACCTACCCGGCCGGCCTTCGCCGCGTATCTTGGCAAAAGGCACCACACAAATGGCATCAAGCGCCATTACGGTGATGAATAGTTTTATATAAAGCGCGTATTCAGATACCGGAGTTTTATCATCAATGGCTATCCATGCCGCCAGGTGGTTTACCCAGGGCAGTGTTACAAACAGCAACACGCCAATCATCAGCAAAATAACCCCGAAGGAGTTATCATACACACTTTGTTTTTTTTCGGGATGCTTGTTCAGATACCTGAAATAGGTCGTCTCCATGCCGAAGGCCAGCAGCGGGTTAAGCAGCGTGGTCCAGTTGTACATGGTATTTAAAATACCATAGGTACTGGTAGTGAACGTTTTTACGTATACAGGCGTTAAAAAGAACGTGAGTATGCGTGGCAGTATGGTGGTTAAACCATAAACGGCGGTTTGCCCGGCAAATTTTTTAGCAGTTGACAATGACTATGGCTTTTAATCCTGCGCCTGCGCGCCCGATTTTTTTACAACCTCAAAATTACGATAGTTTTTTAATTCACCCTCATGGGTTTCAATGGCGGTAACGGTGGCATCCTCAGGGCCTTCTTTGCACCAGTCAACAAACATATCAAGTGTAAGTGTATCCGCCTCGGCCTCAATAAAAACACTACCGTCGGGTTGGTTCTTCACAAAGCCCTTAACGCCCAACTGATCGGCCACGGCCTTGGTTGATGCCCTGTAGAAAACATGCTGCACTTTACCGCTGACGGTTATATCGAAGTGTTTTTTCATAGTGTGATGCTATACCCTCGCAAAGGTAATAACAAAGCTTTAAGTAACGGCATTACACATTGAGGAATCAAAATACAGGTTTTGGTGATATTTTGAAATCCGCTTTTCTGATAACGATAGTATTTGCCAGTAAATCGCCCAGGCGTTGATGCTTCGATGTTTTTAATATTAAGATGATCGCCACAACACCGTACGTGGACAGATCGATAATATCGCATATCCGCCTTTTGAGGGCGGTTGAGAATGATATGGGGCGACCGTTGGCACACACCACTTTCAGTTTCATAAAATCATGCCCCGGAGTAGCGCCGCTAAGCCCTTCGGTTAGGGGGAAATATAAAAACCACATTATAATGACAGGTATAACTGCCGCGCCCGTTACCCGCAAACCACCGGAATCCGGATTTTCATTGAATGCCCAAACGTAAACGCCCGTGATAAGGGAGAAAATTACATAATCAATTAGCGTAGCGGCTATGCGTTTGGCCAGATAAGGTTTTAATGGAATTGGTTCAAGGTTCATCAGTCAAAAATACAAAAAAGCCGACCTATTTAGGCCGGCTTAGCGATTGTTATATAGCAATTGTGAAAAGGAATTAATATTTGCTCACGTTAAAGTCGGATATACCGCCTTTCATTTTGATGTACATCTTGTTTTTGGCTGATGCAAAGCCGGGCGTTTCGTAGCGGTTATCACCAACCTTGGTAAAGCCATCAATATTATTTTGAGATAGACCTGACTGCGTAATAATGCTACAAGCAGCGCCTTCGGGAACTCTAAATTTAACTTCGGAGGCGGCTGCGGAAACATCAACATTTGTAGTAGCCAGTGGCATACCTAATTTAATTTCACATGATGCCGCTCCGGCGTTGATGTCTAACTTACGTACTTTAAATTTTGACAAATCAAAATTGATCTCAGAAGCTCCGCTATTTATATTGATATCCCACACCGGCAGTGTGCTTAAACGAAAATTGGCCTGATTTGCATGATCGCTATCCCACTTAAAACCATTTCTACCTTTACCATCTCGCATTTTGAAGTTTAAAACGGCGAGAGAATCTGTTTTGCTGTTGGTAAATTCATATCGGTTTAAAAACTCTTTGGTTGAAGCGCTAAACAATTCAGCTGATGACGTGGAGTCCTCTAACTTATAAGTAGCCGCTCCACCACTTATATTCAATTGCGCTATCTTAATATCCGGCGAATAATTGTATTTAAAGTTGCTGTTACCTTCTACCTTAACAATGTCGCGACCATTATCGTCGCCGTCGTCATCATCGTCGTCGTTATCATTACGGTGCCAGCCCTTTTCGTCCAGGTTATAACGGAAGTTACGTGGTTCCCAAAAATAACGGCTGCCTGTATCGGCAAATAATATAACCGCTAAACCACCTACCAAAACAATGGCTTTTATGGCCGTTGCCATGCCCGATTTATTGTTGGCAAAAATCAGGTTAACACCTGCAATTACCAGGAATATAGGCCAAAGGCGCCAAAAGTTCATCCAGTGTATATCGGCATATCCAAAGTGTGCCAACAAATAGGCTACGCCTATTAAAACAAGCACTAAGCCTGTCATCAGTTTATCGCTTCTCATGGCTTATACAGTTGGAGGGTTATCGTTAGTATTTTGTTCAGCTTTCTTTTCCGGCTCGGCGGTGGCAGACTGCTCAGCGGCAGGCTGGTTCCAGTCCTTTTGCTCCCAAGGCTGTTTTTTAGCGCCCGACAGTATGAAGGCAACACCGGCACCTACCAGCAGCAATGGCCAAAGCACATCAAAATCAACTTCAGGTATCAGATTAAATTCATCAAGCAAAAAGGCACCGCCGATGATGATCAATATAGCGCCGGTTATAACGCCTACACTTGAGCTTTTCTTTACCGGCGGCGCGCTGCCGAATGGCTTGCCGGCATCAAAGTTTGGCATGGTAAAGTTAGGCTCAGGGGCGGTTTTAAAAGGATTAAAAGGATCCTGCGGAGGTATGTTGTAATTTACCGTCGGATCAAAAAACTCGTTCCGTTTTGGCAATACTATCCAAAGTATTACATATAACAGGCCGCCAAAGCCTTTTACCACAAAGGTGATTACAAATAACACCCTGATTATTGATACATCAACGCCGAAGTAGTCGGCTAAGCCAGCGCAAACACCGCCAATTTTTTTGCGGAGCTCATCGCGATAAAGTTTCTTTTCCATTGCTTTGTCAGTTAGTTTGTCTCTAAATCTGGCCGAAGGTTGGTTTGATGATGATCTCGTCAACGTTCGCGCCATTACTCATGTTTAATATGTTTGTAATGGCTGATGCAACGTCTTCGGGTAAAACCATCCGGTTGGTATCAACCGCTGCGCCTTTCCATGAGTCGGTATACGTTGACCCCGGAATTACTGCGGTGACCTTTACACCGTGTGGCTGCATCTCGAGCTTCATTACCTCATTAAGACCTACCAAAGCATACTTTGTTACGCTGTACACCCCCGCCTCGGGTATGGGGTGCAGCCCCGCTACCGAGCATATGTTGAAGATGTGCCCTTTACCGACAGAAACCATGCTTTTACCGAAGAAACGGTATAATTCATAGGCCGGGCGCAGGTTGGTGTCCATCTGTTTTTGGTACGATTCGTCATCATCATCAAGTATAGCGGCAGGCTTGAACATACCCACATTATTCACTAAAATATCGACGAAGCCCATGTTTTTCTCGGTGAATTCGGCAAAATTTTTCAGTTCAGCGAGAATGCTGCAATCGGCAACGGTAGTAAATACCTTTATTTGGGGGTTGACGACAAGCAATTCGGTCTTAAACGCATCCAGTTCGGCAGCGTTACGCGAGCAGATGGATACGTTGATATTTTGCTTAACCAATGCTATAGTAATGGCGCGGCCCATACCCTTGGTGCCGCCGGTAATGATGGCGTTTTTCATGACTGATTTTATATTTGCGGTTGAATAGTTTGGCTAAGATATAGCTTAAAACATTATACTTGTATCAAAGGGTTTAATACACGGAATCAATACTATTGGCCTGTTTTAACAGTTATATAAATAATCAACCTAAACTAATCATTATGATAAAGCATTTAGTCCTCTTCTGGCTGTTACTCACGCCAGTTATAATCTTTGCCAAACAAACACAATCAGACACTGCAAGGTATAAAGCACCAATTTTATGGATAGTTAATTTTAGCGATGGCCGTGAACCTGTTTTAACGAGATATTTTCTTGTGGACCGTAAGAATGAAGAATATCAATCGTTTTTGAAAGAAAGAACTGATTACAACGCGTTTGAACACCTAAATGCAAAGATTGTATCGATAATCAAACTAAAACCCGGCACACAACCATTGACGTTGAGCGACCTGTACAACAGATACAAGATACCTAAACAGTACCGAAAATTAACGGTAAGGTTTGATGACGAGATAATGGATCATCCGGAAACAATGTTAACCTCGGCTAACCAGATAAGGTCGGTAAAAATTAAAAATTCTAAAACAGGGAAATATATTGAGATCATTTCAACCAACTATGAATCAATAAAAGAAATGAGAGAGAGTTACCGAAAATGCAACAATGTAGGGCAACAATAATTTAACCTTATTTTTACCTTTATAGCATGAGTACGGATCCAAAGGTCTACGATATATGCTGCATTGGCCACATTACGCACGATAAGGTGGTTACCCCACAACAAGAGGTTTATATGCCCGGCGGTACAGCCTTTTACTTTTCGCACGCCGTAAGGCAAATGCCGGTTAGCTATAAGCTGATCACCGCCCTGGCGCAGGAGCAAATGGCTTATGCCGAAGGCTTGCAACAAGCGGGCATCGACCTTACAGCGCTGCCCAGCCGGAATACCGTTTACTTTGAGAACAGCTACGCCGAAAACTCCGATCATCGTACCCAGCGGGTGCTACAAAAGGCCGATGCTTTTACCGTGGCTGATTTAGCTGATACGAACGCCCGCTATTACCATTTAGGTCCTTTACTCGCTGACGATATGGATGGGGATATATTCAAGGCGCTATCAGCCAAAGGTACCCTTTCGCTGGATGCACAGGGTTTGCTGCGTGAGGTGGCGGGTGATAAAGTGATCGCTATAGACTGGGCGGACAAAGCAACGTTGCTACCCTATGTACACATACTAAAAGTGAATGAGCACGAGGTTGCCGTACTTACCGGCACTACCAATATACATGAAGGCGCGAAGCAATTAGCCGAAATGGGCGTTAAAGAAGTGGTGATTACCCTGGGCACACAGGGCTCCGTAATTTATGCCGACGGCAAATTTCATAATATCCCGGTTTATAAACCAATGGAGTTTAAAGATGCCACCGGTTGCGGCGATACCTATATGGCCGGCTACCTGTACAAACGCGCCAAAGGATCTACAATTGAAGAAGCCGGGCATTTTGCATCGGCAATGGCCGGGTTAAAGGCAGGTATATCCGGCGCATTTATGGGTAACGAGGCGGATATACTTGCTTTTATGAATCGGTAACCTATCCAGGAAATACCAGCACCGGAACATGCAGCGCGTTCAATGCGCCCGGGCTAAGTTGGCCCTGTAGCACTTCCCTGAAATGATACTGATGGTTGGCCAATGCCAGGAGGTCGGTTTTCATGGTATTGATAATCACATCCGTTGCTTTTTGCAGGTCGCGCTCGGTAGTGTTGCTAAATTTCAGGTTTTCGTAATTAACATACCGGCGTATGCCACTGTTAAATACATCAAGTGCATAACTTTCATCCATACGCGGCAGGCCGCTGGCTGGTAAATGCGCAATGTGTACGCTGGCGCCTTTATCCTTAGCCATATTAGCAAGGTACCGCACAATAGGCAGCTGGCAATAACGTAAATCGGCCATATAGGTTATCCGTTTAAAACCATTAAACGTATGGTATTCTGGCAACACTAACATAGGGCAGGTAATACGGCTAAGTATTTTGTGTAAACACAGGGTAGCACTATTGCCAAGGCCGCTTATTAATAATGATGACGCCCTTTGATTAACCAGTTGGGCAAGTTCCTGCTCATTTAAGCCGTGGGCATCCACCTCCTCACCATAAACATTATTTTCCGGCTCCTGCGATTCCGTCGCCTCCTCAAACCTGCCCGAAATCAACACTTTAACACCAGCCTTAACATCGGCCACGTTGGCCACTACTAAAGGCACTCCGGCAAGCCGCGAAACTTCGGCAGCCACACGCAGGGCGCGGTCACTATGGATCGAGCCATCACTTAACAATAATACTTCTTTCATATACGGTAGATGTTGTAAAAAAAACGCAAACAAAAAAAAACACGCCTCACAGGGTGCATCAACTTAAATCGGAACAGGAACTTCTAAAAATTTGTAAGGTTGATTAGCGTGTGGTGGGTTCGCCTTCTAAATATAGCAA
This Mucilaginibacter defluvii DNA region includes the following protein-coding sequences:
- a CDS encoding DUF4292 domain-containing protein, which encodes MKKNTWNKILVVAFGLLVFASCKSKKQVVVNRNATATVKPASDVETRLAAIRSRQLTFNTFSAKAKTQLNINGNNQDVTLNIRINRDKKIWVSVTALLGVEVARALITPDSIQVLNKFQGVYLKKPFSYIHKFASRQIDYTTLQSLLVGNAIPKLLNEDITFEPSANNITGSGKLGELVYKLVLGSDMRVTQTSLANEQLQQSLQVTNNVFIQTADNKVVPSQIDIASVVKKQKIQVNLRYNKVEFDQQLDYPFSIPDKYSPAAD
- a CDS encoding tetratricopeptide repeat protein, encoding MKKLFIIILLLPVAAIAQSKKGAKANGVVMVVGKPMTSLDSIMVKQLFFSAIREKTIENFTLAADLFNRCLQIDPANDAAMYELAALRKTQKREGDAKVLLERAVTVNRENEWYWVALADSYQKTNDLGKLENVYNELIRINQKPDYYFDKANAYFLLKKYNDALAVYNQLEGLTGLTDDLLINRQKVYLKQNKLDKATAELDTMIAANPNELRYYLLQAELYNSNGFSDKALKVLEQAAKVNPNNGMLHLALAEIYRDKKDIDGSFKQLSVAFASADVDVNQKIKIILSYLPKLQEPAARASALELSRILANTHPDDAKAQALYADMLVQNEKYADAKPLFRKAIQLSKDNYAAFEQLVRIELSENKLDDAIRDGEEAMSYFPNQAWMNYLLGSAYYQKQNYSKALSYLKNAAALNTDDNNLAAYVYSVLGDCFHELKNSKASDDAYTKSLTYNPDNAYTLNNYAYYLSLRGEQLDKAAQMARRANELQPNTASFEDTYAWILFKQKKYAEAKVWIEKALVHDKNNSAAQTEHYGDIMFYLGDTEAAVQNWKKAKQNGSRSAVLERKINEKKYVE
- the dut gene encoding dUTP diphosphatase; protein product: MIVRVINKSANALPAYETLHAAGMDLRADLQEPVTLKPLERQLIPTGLHIELPEGFEAQIRPRSGLAFKYGISIVNSPGTVDADYRGEIKVLLVNLSNQDFVVNAGERIAQMVVARHEKVEWQEVELLNETSRGTGGYGHTGIG
- a CDS encoding lipopolysaccharide biosynthesis protein, which codes for MSTAKKFAGQTAVYGLTTILPRILTFFLTPVYVKTFTTSTYGILNTMYNWTTLLNPLLAFGMETTYFRYLNKHPEKKQSVYDNSFGVILLMIGVLLFVTLPWVNHLAAWIAIDDKTPVSEYALYIKLFITVMALDAICVVPFAKIRGEGRPGRYGFIKVANILIFVGLNLFLIFGIPFIIDNGLPGANWMAGWYRQHWLGYVFISNLVASSVTVLMVLPELLNFKLRFDKQMLGEMLSYSWPVLIANFSFIINENLDKLLLGKLLPIDTASEQVGIYTACAKISVFLNIFIQAFRLGAEPFFFSSAKNKNSGQIYARIMNYFVIAICIIFIGIIANIELLKYFIKAKGIVQRDLYWSGLRVVPILLFGYLSLGIYMNLSVWYKLSDQTKYGLYISGIGAIVTIVLNVIFIPSYSYMASAWISLLAYTLMAVLSYVWGQKNYPIPYNLKKNLAYILTSAVIVYLSFVVFSRNIFVGNALLIVYGATAIYFERKELLSIFKR
- a CDS encoding acylphosphatase, whose protein sequence is MKKHFDITVSGKVQHVFYRASTKAVADQLGVKGFVKNQPDGSVFIEAEADTLTLDMFVDWCKEGPEDATVTAIETHEGELKNYRNFEVVKKSGAQAQD
- a CDS encoding RDD family protein, with protein sequence MNLEPIPLKPYLAKRIAATLIDYVIFSLITGVYVWAFNENPDSGGLRVTGAAVIPVIIMWFLYFPLTEGLSGATPGHDFMKLKVVCANGRPISFSTALKRRICDIIDLSTYGVVAIILILKTSKHQRLGDLLANTIVIRKADFKISPKPVF
- a CDS encoding LiaF transmembrane domain-containing protein, encoding MRSDKLMTGLVLVLIGVAYLLAHFGYADIHWMNFWRLWPIFLVIAGVNLIFANNKSGMATAIKAIVLVGGLAVILFADTGSRYFWEPRNFRYNLDEKGWHRNDNDDDDDDGDDNGRDIVKVEGNSNFKYNYSPDIKIAQLNISGGAATYKLEDSTSSAELFSASTKEFLNRYEFTNSKTDSLAVLNFKMRDGKGRNGFKWDSDHANQANFRLSTLPVWDININSGASEINFDLSKFKVRKLDINAGAASCEIKLGMPLATTNVDVSAAASEVKFRVPEGAACSIITQSGLSQNNIDGFTKVGDNRYETPGFASAKNKMYIKMKGGISDFNVSKY
- a CDS encoding PspC domain-containing protein, whose product is MEKKLYRDELRKKIGGVCAGLADYFGVDVSIIRVLFVITFVVKGFGGLLYVILWIVLPKRNEFFDPTVNYNIPPQDPFNPFKTAPEPNFTMPNFDAGKPFGSAPPVKKSSSVGVITGAILIIIGGAFLLDEFNLIPEVDFDVLWPLLLVGAGVAFILSGAKKQPWEQKDWNQPAAEQSATAEPEKKAEQNTNDNPPTV
- a CDS encoding SDR family oxidoreductase, which translates into the protein MKNAIITGGTKGMGRAITIALVKQNINVSICSRNAAELDAFKTELLVVNPQIKVFTTVADCSILAELKNFAEFTEKNMGFVDILVNNVGMFKPAAILDDDDESYQKQMDTNLRPAYELYRFFGKSMVSVGKGHIFNICSVAGLHPIPEAGVYSVTKYALVGLNEVMKLEMQPHGVKVTAVIPGSTYTDSWKGAAVDTNRMVLPEDVASAITNILNMSNGANVDEIIIKPTFGQI
- a CDS encoding PfkB family carbohydrate kinase; translation: MSTDPKVYDICCIGHITHDKVVTPQQEVYMPGGTAFYFSHAVRQMPVSYKLITALAQEQMAYAEGLQQAGIDLTALPSRNTVYFENSYAENSDHRTQRVLQKADAFTVADLADTNARYYHLGPLLADDMDGDIFKALSAKGTLSLDAQGLLREVAGDKVIAIDWADKATLLPYVHILKVNEHEVAVLTGTTNIHEGAKQLAEMGVKEVVITLGTQGSVIYADGKFHNIPVYKPMEFKDATGCGDTYMAGYLYKRAKGSTIEEAGHFASAMAGLKAGISGAFMGNEADILAFMNR
- a CDS encoding universal stress protein; this encodes MKEVLLLSDGSIHSDRALRVAAEVSRLAGVPLVVANVADVKAGVKVLISGRFEEATESQEPENNVYGEEVDAHGLNEQELAQLVNQRASSLLISGLGNSATLCLHKILSRITCPMLVLPEYHTFNGFKRITYMADLRYCQLPIVRYLANMAKDKGASVHIAHLPASGLPRMDESYALDVFNSGIRRYVNYENLKFSNTTERDLQKATDVIINTMKTDLLALANHQYHFREVLQGQLSPGALNALHVPVLVFPG